A genomic stretch from Lathyrus oleraceus cultivar Zhongwan6 chromosome 2, CAAS_Psat_ZW6_1.0, whole genome shotgun sequence includes:
- the LOC127119543 gene encoding peptidyl-prolyl cis-trans isomerase CYP23 isoform X1, producing the protein MWSLGFIDLIRVSILLAFATVISSLEPHLGSTRVVFQTNYGDIEFGFYPTVAPKTVDHIFKLVRLGGYNTNHFFRVDKGFVAQVADVANGRSAPMNEEQRRVAEKNVVGEFSDVKHVRGILSMGRHDDPDSGGSSFSMLLGDSPHLDGKYAIFGKVTKGDDTLAKLEQLPTRKEGIFVMPTERITILSSYYYDTEIENCEQDRSILKLRLAASAVEVERQRMKCFP; encoded by the exons ATGTGGAGCCTTGGATTCATTGATTTGATTAGGGTTTCTATTTTGTTGGCTTTTGCGACTGTGATCTCTTCTCTGGAACCCCATCTGGGATCAACCCGCGTCGTTTTTCAG ACAAATTACGGAGACATTGAATTTGGTTTCTATCCAACTGTTGCACCCAAAACTGTTGACCACATTTTTAAGCTTGTGAGACTTGGCGGCTATAACACCAATCACTTCTTTCGG GTGGATAAGGGTTTTGTAGCCCAAGTAGCTGATGTTGCAAATGGAAGATCTGCCCCCATGAATGAGGAACAAAGAAGAGTAGCTGAAAAGAACGTTGTTGGTGAATTTAGTGATGTCAAGCATGTTCGAGGCATTCTTTCCATGGGAAG GCATGACGATCCAGATAGTGGCGGATCCTCTTTTTCAATGTTACTTGGAGATTCTCCTCATCTTGATGGGAAG TATGCAATATTTGGAAAAGTTACAAAAGGCGACGATACATTGGCGAAGCTTGAGCAACTACCTACTCGTAAAGAGGGAATATTTGTAATG CCAACGGAGCGCATCACCATCCTCTCATCATATTACTATG ATACGGAGATAGAAAATTGTGAGCAAGACAGATCGATTTTGAAGCTCAGGTTAGCTGCATCGGCTGTTGAAGTTGAAAGACAG AGAATGAAATGCTTCCCCTAA
- the LOC127119543 gene encoding peptidyl-prolyl cis-trans isomerase CYP23 isoform X2 → MWSLGFIDLIRVSILLAFATVISSLEPHLGSTRVVFQTNYGDIEFGFYPTVAPKTVDHIFKLVRLGGYNTNHFFRVDKGFVAQVDDITNGRSAPMNEEQRRVAEKTVVGEFSDVKHVRGILSMGRFDDPDSGGSSFSMLLGNSPHLDGKYAIFGKVTKGDDTLTKLEQLPTRKEGIFVMPKERITILSSYYYDTETENCEQDKSILKLRLAASAVEVERQKMKCFP, encoded by the exons ATGTGGAGCCTTGGATTCATTGATTTGATTAGGGTTTCTATTTTGTTGGCTTTTGCGACTGTGATCTCTTCTCTGGAACCCCATCTGGGATCAACCCGCGTCGTTTTTCAG ACAAATTACGGAGACATTGAATTTGGTTTCTATCCAACTGTTGCACCCAAAACGGTTGACCACATTTTTAAGCTTGTGAGACTTGGAGGCTATAACACCAATCACTTCTTTCGG GTGGATAAGGGGTTTGTAGCCCAAGTAGATGATATTACAAATGGAAGATCTGCTCCCATGAATGAGGAACAAAGAAGAGTAGCTGAAAAGACTGTTGTTGGTGAATTTAGTGATGTCAAACATGTTCGCGGCATTCTTTCCATGGGAAG GTTTGACGACCCTGATAGTGGTGGATCCTCTTTTTCAATGTTACTTGGAAATTCTCCTCATCTTGATGGGAAG TATGCAATATTTGGAAAAGTTACAAAAGGCGACGATACTTTGACAAAGCTTGAGCAGCTACCTACTCGTAAAGAGGGAATATTTGTAATG CCAAAGGAGCGCATCACCATCCTCTCATCATATTACTATG ATACGGAGACAGAAAATTGTGAGCAAGATAAATCAATTTTGAAGCTCAGGTTAGCTGCATCGGCCGTTGAAGTTGAAAGACAG AAAATGAAATGCTTCCCCTAA
- the LOC127119543 gene encoding peptidyl-prolyl cis-trans isomerase CYP23 isoform X3 produces MWSLEIRVCILLAFAFVISSLEPKLGSTRVVFQTNYGDIEFGFYPTVAPKTVDHIFKLVRLGGYNTNHFFRVDKGFVAQVDDITNGRSAPMNEEQRRVAEKTVVGEFSDVKHVRGILSMGRFDDPDSGGSSFSMLLGNSPHLDGKYAIFGKVTKGDDTLTKLEQLPTRKEGIFVMPKERITILSSYYYDTETENCEQDKSILKLRLAASAVEVERQKMKCFP; encoded by the exons ATGTGGagccttgagattagggtttgtATTTTGCTGGCTTTTGCGTTTGTTATTTCTTCTCTCGAACCCAAACTCGGATCAACCCGCGTCGTCTTTCAG ACAAATTACGGAGACATTGAATTTGGTTTCTATCCAACTGTTGCACCCAAAACGGTTGACCACATTTTTAAGCTTGTGAGACTTGGAGGCTATAACACCAATCACTTCTTTCGG GTGGATAAGGGGTTTGTAGCCCAAGTAGATGATATTACAAATGGAAGATCTGCTCCCATGAATGAGGAACAAAGAAGAGTAGCTGAAAAGACTGTTGTTGGTGAATTTAGTGATGTCAAACATGTTCGCGGCATTCTTTCCATGGGAAG GTTTGACGACCCTGATAGTGGTGGATCCTCTTTTTCAATGTTACTTGGAAATTCTCCTCATCTTGATGGGAAG TATGCAATATTTGGAAAAGTTACAAAAGGCGACGATACTTTGACAAAGCTTGAGCAGCTACCTACTCGTAAAGAGGGAATATTTGTAATG CCAAAGGAGCGCATCACCATCCTCTCATCATATTACTATG ATACGGAGACAGAAAATTGTGAGCAAGATAAATCAATTTTGAAGCTCAGGTTAGCTGCATCGGCCGTTGAAGTTGAAAGACAG AAAATGAAATGCTTCCCCTAA